A window of Marinobacter salarius contains these coding sequences:
- a CDS encoding type III pantothenate kinase gives MKLLVDAGNTRLKWLLVGDGHLVGTGSAILDADDPFCDIRCQSAHIRRVAVSTVISEERRQHLQVQLEAFCRAPIVFHWAEPRRGGLVNAYTETDRMGADRWHAMYAAWQADEGGFAVVDAGSAITIDYVADTGAHLGGYILPGKQMMLRSLRQDAARIGFDASDVQAAEPGASTTECVQHGLVWLWASMAARIEADCRRLGLGRVLVTGGDAEGLLDAGLSAHHEPSLVLKGLAAVDGESERE, from the coding sequence ATGAAGCTATTGGTGGATGCCGGGAATACCCGGCTGAAGTGGCTGCTGGTCGGCGATGGTCATTTGGTTGGCACCGGTTCCGCCATTCTGGACGCCGACGACCCATTCTGCGACATCCGTTGTCAGTCCGCCCATATCAGGCGAGTTGCAGTATCCACTGTGATCTCGGAAGAAAGGCGCCAACATTTGCAGGTGCAGTTGGAAGCGTTCTGTCGTGCTCCGATTGTGTTTCATTGGGCTGAGCCCCGTCGAGGTGGTTTGGTGAATGCCTACACCGAAACCGACAGGATGGGGGCCGATCGCTGGCACGCCATGTACGCTGCATGGCAGGCCGATGAGGGTGGTTTTGCCGTTGTTGATGCCGGCAGTGCTATTACGATTGATTATGTTGCCGATACGGGGGCGCACCTGGGCGGCTATATTCTCCCGGGTAAGCAGATGATGCTCAGGTCCTTGAGACAGGACGCTGCGAGAATTGGTTTTGATGCCAGTGATGTGCAGGCTGCGGAGCCTGGGGCGTCGACAACCGAATGCGTCCAGCATGGACTGGTCTGGCTCTGGGCATCAATGGCTGCACGGATTGAGGCGGATTGCCGTCGTCTTGGTCTTGGTCGCGTCCTGGTGACGGGAGGCGACGCCGAAGGCCTGCTTGATGCCGGGCTTTCGGCCCACCACGAGCCTTCATTGGTGCTCAAGGGGCTTGCGGCTGTTGATGGGGAGAGTGAACGCGAATGA
- the tuf gene encoding elongation factor Tu, with protein sequence MSKAKFERNKPHVNVGTIGHVDHGKTTLTAALTRVCHEVWGTGSASAFDQIDNAPEEKARGITIATSHVEYDSPARHYAHVDCPGHADYVKNMITGAAQMDGAILVCSAADGPMPQTREHILLSRQVGVPFIVVFLNKADMVDDEELLELVEMEVRELLSQYDFPGDDTPIVTGSALMALEGKDDNEMGTTAVKKLVEALDEYIPDPERAIDQPFLMPIEDVFSISGRGTVVTGRVERGIIKVGDEVEIVGIKDTVKTVCTGVEMFRKLLDEGRAGENVGVLLRGTKRDDVERGQVLCVPGSIKPHTKFECEVYVLSKEEGGRHTPFFKGYRPQFYFRTTDVTGSCELPEGVEMVMPGDNVKMSVTLIAPIAMEDGLRFAIREGGRTVGAGVVSKIIE encoded by the coding sequence ATGTCTAAAGCAAAATTTGAGCGTAATAAGCCGCACGTAAACGTGGGCACCATTGGTCACGTAGACCATGGCAAGACCACGCTGACAGCCGCGCTGACTCGTGTGTGTCACGAAGTGTGGGGTACTGGTAGTGCAAGCGCATTCGACCAGATCGATAACGCACCGGAAGAGAAGGCGCGTGGTATCACCATCGCGACCTCTCACGTTGAGTACGATTCGCCGGCGCGTCACTATGCGCACGTTGACTGCCCGGGCCACGCTGACTACGTGAAGAACATGATCACGGGTGCGGCGCAGATGGACGGCGCGATCCTGGTTTGTTCCGCAGCTGACGGCCCCATGCCGCAGACTCGCGAGCACATCCTGCTGTCCCGCCAGGTTGGCGTTCCTTTCATCGTTGTGTTCCTGAACAAGGCGGACATGGTTGATGACGAGGAGCTGCTGGAGCTGGTCGAGATGGAAGTTCGCGAACTGCTGAGCCAGTATGACTTCCCGGGCGACGACACGCCGATCGTTACCGGTTCCGCGCTGATGGCGCTGGAAGGTAAGGATGATAACGAAATGGGTACTACCGCTGTTAAGAAGCTGGTAGAAGCCCTGGACGAGTACATCCCGGATCCGGAGCGTGCGATTGATCAGCCGTTCCTGATGCCGATCGAGGACGTGTTCTCCATCTCTGGTCGCGGTACGGTTGTAACCGGTCGTGTAGAGCGTGGCATCATCAAGGTTGGTGACGAAGTGGAAATCGTCGGTATCAAAGATACCGTGAAGACCGTTTGTACCGGTGTTGAGATGTTCCGCAAGCTGCTGGACGAAGGTCGTGCTGGTGAGAACGTTGGTGTTCTGCTGCGTGGTACCAAGCGTGACGACGTTGAGCGTGGTCAGGTTCTGTGTGTGCCGGGCTCCATCAAGCCGCACACCAAGTTCGAGTGCGAAGTGTACGTGCTGAGCAAAGAAGAAGGTGGTCGTCATACCCCGTTCTTTAAGGGTTACCGTCCGCAGTTTTACTTCCGTACCACCGACGTCACAGGTTCCTGTGAGCTGCCGGAAGGTGTGGAAATGGTTATGCCGGGTGACAACGTGAAGATGAGTGTTACCCTGATTGCTCCGATCGCCATGGAAGATGGCCTGCGCTTCGCGATTCGTGAAGGTGGTCGTACCGTTGGTGCCGGCGTAGTCTCAAAGATCATCGAGTAA